The DNA window CATAATGTTATCCTGGTCGTCTTGTATTCCCACAATAATTTTAGAATTTGGATAACCATCTCGTGCGTTTTGTAACTGCTCTATGTGGCCCATGTGGAACAAATCAAAATCCCCAACGATAAGTAGACTCGATGTTGGATCAAATTGGAAAGTTTCACTAGAGACAAGAAGAGTGTGTATGTCTCTATCAAAGACTTGACAGTGCTTGGCAAACCCATCGTTACCTCTAGAATAAAACTGAAGCTCTTCCAAAGTCGGCCTGCAATCGTTTGCCTCTTTATCGCACCGAGCACCCGTCAGGATCCTGTGTATTATATCCGTTGTACTGACCCCGTACGTCCTCTTAACCATTTTGAACCTACCAATGTCTTTCACCTCTTGATAGCAGTCGTATCCTTGCGCATCTGTGGTGATGTCGTCCCCGTGAACAACAAATTTACACCCGTACCGGTCCAACCAAGCTGGTTCGGTCACGTATGGCGCATCTTCAACGACACGGGTACACCACCTGATGGATGCAGCATGTGCGTACCTTTCTCTCGTGTGCATTACTGGGGGGCCCTTATTAAGAGTAATTGCCTCATCCGTGTGGACACCACAGTACAGTTCGCCTAGTGGTGGGTCCGTCACAGTTCTGCGTGCTTGCAATAAAGCACCCGCATGCCCGTGGTGCGTAAAGTCGAAACAACCATCCACCCATACTCTGTTGGCACTAACCATCACCGTCATATTGTTGTGTGCGCCTTCTAACAGTGTGACTGTGTTAttgccgttgttgttgttgttgttgtcctCGTCGTATTTGAGATCTTTAAGTTTTGGCTGTTAATTTTTCGTCCTGTTCGAGCACAGTGATGAGCCGCTTTACACAGGTCACCCAGAGTCGCGTGGCGTCGCTGGTCATCACCGTGGCCTCCTTGTTACTCGTATTTTCCGTGCTGATACGCGACTGTGCACTTCGTTGAGTGGATTCCGACAACGTTGACCCCAATCGGCCATGCGACGTTCCCAATGCTTAGTTGCATGTACGACTGCACGGCAAGCTGGTATTGGCCCTGCTGGCAGTGGTACAGGATTGTGGCAAGCGAGGCCAAATTTCCCAGAGGGAGCGTGTGCTTGCGCAGTTGCACCAACAGCGGGAACAGATCCCGCCTCGTCTGCTGGAGCAGATGCTCGTCGTACTCTGGTAATTGAGCCCACACGGCGAGCACGTGATGGATGTATAGGTTGCATTTCTTTGCCAAGTGTGCCAGCTCAGTTTCTGAAGCACCTTTCGCATGGAACACCTCTTGTGAGGTAATTTCAAAGGGCAATCCCTCATCTTGTGCTAGCAGCCGCTTAATTTTCAACGTTCTTTCTTCGGCATTCGTAGAGGCTGGGGAGTCCCCTTGCAATTTCTGTATCTCCCCCTTAAGTATATCTTGTAATTCCATGCTCGGGGTGTCTCTAAGACCTTGCAGATGGGATGTTTCCCGGAACTCATCGCCCAAAAAACGCCCTTTTAAATCGAGTTTAACGTCtctcttgaaatttttccTCTTAATTTATTTTCGACGAAAcgtcaaagaagaaggagaagtttAGACTTTGATCAAAGTTGTGGTCTCTATCGGaggaagagagagagcCATACAGACGACAGTCAGCAAGTAGAGGAGAGACTACAATTGCTAGTGACTATATCTGcttgttttttttgataCACACTTGTCCAAATATGTCTGCTACTAAGGATGATGGTTATAGATcacaagaggaggaagtgTTCGATGGTAACGATATCGAAAACAACGAGGGGAAGGTGTACGAGGAATCTTTGGACTTGGATCTGAATCAGGCAAAAAGACAGATTTGGCTGGTCCGTTTGCCGATGTTTTTGGCCGAGAAGTGGAGGGACCGTAACAACTTACACGGGCAAGAGCTTGGTAAGATTCGCATCAACAAGGACGGGTCCCAGATAAAGCTTGTCCTCAATGagaatgatgatgatgctATCCCGCACGAGTATGACTTGGAGTTAACCAAGAAGGTTGTTCAAAACGAGTACATATTCACAGAacagaacttgaagaaattccaGCAGAGGGAGAAAGAACTGGCGGCGGACCCTGAGAAACAGAGACAGGCGTATTTGAAAAAACAGGAGCGTGAGGAGGAgttaaagaagaagcaacagcaacagaagcgtagaaaccaaagaaaacGGTTCAACCACAGAGTAATGACAGATAGAGACGGTAGAGACAGGTATATCCCCTACGTGAAGACAATACCAAAGAAGACTTCGATTTCTGGAACCGTGTGTCACGAGTGTCAAGTCATGCCATCGATGAACGATCCAAACTACCACAAAATTGTCGAGGCGAGAAGAAACATCGTgaaacacaacaacaaggagAGGATCACCACGTTGGACGGAACTGTTGGTGTCACGATGTCGCATACAGGTATGTCGATGAAATCGGACAGCtcaaagttcttgaaggtTGGGCGTGAGAAGACAAAGAACAATACCAAGTCGATCAGAATGCCTAAGAAGGAGATTCTTGACTACTTGTTTAAATTGTTCGATGAATATGATTACTGGTCTTTGAAGGGTTTGAAAGAACGTACGAAACAACCAGAGGCGCATTTGAAAGAATGTTTGGATAAGGTGGCGATCTTGGTGAAAAAGGGTCCATACGCCTTTAAGTATACTTTGAAACCTGAAtacaagaagttgaaggaggaggaaaggAAAGTTACGCTGGGCGCATTGGCGGATGAGACACAGTCTGGTGAGGGGAGTACAAGCCCTAGCCAAAACAATGGCGATAATGAGGAggatgaagaggaggatgagATTGAAATGGAGGATATCGTATGAAtatgtttcttcttgggttgGGTTTAAAAGTCTTGAAAGTACAGCTTTGTTTCTATCTAGATTATGCTATGTAATTTATACCCgccttttttttccttgtcCTAAGCCGATGAAGCCAATTAACGAATATAACCATCATCTGGAATTATGTGGACGTTTTGGAGCTCGCTAAATGATACCTTCCTCTCCCTAATTGTGCCTTCATCGGGGGTGTGAGTCGATACTTTATCAACTTCCCCACCAGAAGAATTCTCCTTCTCGTCAACAACTTTGCTTGGCGGTGCATCTTCAATGGATGTGTTGACCAACTTAGCAGTACGAACCCACCTTCTCCGTCTGGTATATTTGGTAAATGTATTTTCTGATGACTGATTGTTCCAGGTATTGTCGTAATAGATAAATCCGTCGTTGAGAGTAGGCTGCGAAGTTAATTTCGGTTCAGACTCATCCAAATGTATGGCACCGTC is part of the Huiozyma naganishii CBS 8797 chromosome 4, complete genome genome and encodes:
- the TFG2 gene encoding transcription factor IIF subunit TFG2 (similar to Saccharomyces cerevisiae TFG2 (YGR005C); ancestral locus Anc_4.142), producing the protein MSATKDDGYRSQEEEVFDGNDIENNEGKVYEESLDLDLNQAKRQIWLVRLPMFLAEKWRDRNNLHGQELGKIRINKDGSQIKLVLNENDDDAIPHEYDLELTKKVVQNEYIFTEQNLKKFQQREKELAADPEKQRQAYLKKQEREEELKKKQQQQKRRNQRKRFNHRVMTDRDGRDRYIPYVKTIPKKTSISGTVCHECQVMPSMNDPNYHKIVEARRNIVKHNNKERITTLDGTVGVTMSHTGMSMKSDSSKFLKVGREKTKNNTKSIRMPKKEILDYLFKLFDEYDYWSLKGLKERTKQPEAHLKECLDKVAILVKKGPYAFKYTLKPEYKKLKEEERKVTLGALADETQSGEGSTSPSQNNGDNEEDEEEDEIEMEDIV
- the PRP18 gene encoding mRNA splicing protein PRP18 (similar to Saccharomyces cerevisiae PRP18 (YGR006W); ancestral locus Anc_4.143) gives rise to the protein MELQDILKGEIQKLQGDSPASTNAEERTLKIKRLLAQDEGLPFEITSQEVFHAKGASETELAHLAKKCNLYIHHVLAVWAQLPEYDEHLLQQTRRDLFPLLVQLRKHTLPLGNLASLATILYHCQQGQYQLAVQSYMQLSIGNVAWPIGVNVVGIHSTKCTVAYQHGKYE
- the ECT1 gene encoding ethanolamine-phosphate cytidylyltransferase (similar to Saccharomyces cerevisiae MUQ1 (YGR007W); ancestral locus Anc_4.145), which produces MTVMVSANRVWVDGCFDFTHHGHAGALLQARRTVTDPPLGELYCGVHTDEAITLNKGPPVMHTRERYAHAASIRWCTRVVEDAPYVTEPAWLDRYGCKFVVHGDDITTDAQGYDCYQEVKDIGRFKMVKRTYGVSTTDIIHRILTGARCDKEANDCRPTLEELQFYSRGNDGFAKHCQVFDRDIHTLLVSSETFQFDPTSSLLIVGDFDLFHMGHIEQLQNARDGYPNSKIIVGIQDDQDNIMSLKERVLSVLSCCYVDGVILNPDMRASVVQCFGELLNIDSAELISSNPTSFSSYLTKQVIVDRIEKQRDLFITRNKNKGMNV